One window of Uloborus diversus isolate 005 chromosome 3, Udiv.v.3.1, whole genome shotgun sequence genomic DNA carries:
- the LOC129219234 gene encoding endoplasmic reticulum resident protein 29-like has product MYYFYLLVISLFFSSFMGMGRGLKGAVSLDSWTFDKMISKFKASLVKFDITYPYGEKEDEYGKVAESARFSPDLLIAEVGVQDYGEKENSDLADKYNVHKDDFPVLKLFIEEKSEPFTFTGNFKADEIKNFIKKHSSVRLVLDKCLPQFDELAEKFMASDDKTEWKNILEQSKRLAEDLSDETEKKSADVYVKMMQKIIERGIGFIASERERVKNIKEGKITSTKKNEMQGRLNILHSFRLKEEL; this is encoded by the exons atgtattatttttatctTCTAGTCATCTCTTTGTTTTTTTCGAGTTTTATGGGGATGGGAAGAGGCTTGAAAGGAGCCGTTTCATTAGATTCCTGGACATTCGATAAG aTGATTTCCAAGTTTAAAGCATCGTTAGTCAAGTTTGATATTACTTATCCTTATGGTGAAAAAGAAGATGAATACGGAAAAGTTGCCGAATCGGCTAGATTTTCTCCTGATCTGTTAATAGCAGAAGTTGGTGTTCAAG ATTATggtgaaaaagaaaattctgatCTTGCTGATAAATACAACGTGCATAAAGATGATTTTCCTGTCCTAAAgctatttattgaagaaaaatctGAGCCTTTTACCTTTACTGGGAATTTCAAGgcagatgaaattaaaaatttcattaaaaaacattcaa GTGTACGCCTAGTTTTAGACAAATGCTTGCCTCAATTTGATGAATTAGCTGAAAAGTTTATGGCATCAGATGATAAAActgaatggaaaaatattttagaacaatcCAAAAGACTAGCTGAAGATTTATCCGATGAAACTGAAAAGAAATCTGCTGATGTTTATGttaaaatgatgcaaaaaattaTTGAGCGTGGTATTGGTTTCATCGCAAGTGAAAGAGAACGTGTAAAGAACATTAAAGAAGGTAAAATAACTTCAACAAAAAAGAACGAAATGCAAGGTCGTTTAAACATTTTGCATTCATTTAGACTGAAGGAAGAACTCTAA